A part of Lacinutrix sp. 5H-3-7-4 genomic DNA contains:
- a CDS encoding rhodanese-like domain-containing protein, with product MADLSQEQWKAQLEADENAFILDVRTEEEVAEGYIPNAKNINIFKGQAFIYELEALDKNKNYYVYCKAGGRSGQACSIMNQLGFENAYNLVGGFQEWTGEKTQ from the coding sequence ATGGCAGATTTATCACAAGAGCAATGGAAAGCACAGTTAGAAGCAGACGAGAATGCTTTTATTTTAGATGTTAGAACAGAAGAAGAAGTTGCAGAAGGCTATATTCCTAACGCAAAAAACATAAATATTTTTAAAGGCCAGGCTTTTATTTACGAATTAGAAGCTTTAGATAAAAATAAAAATTATTACGTGTACTGTAAAGCTGGTGGAAGAAGTGGACAGGCTTGTTCTATAATGAATCAATTAGGGTTTGAAAATGCTTATAACTTAGTCGGTGGTTTTCAAGAATGGACTGGCGAAAAAACACAATAA
- a CDS encoding rhodanese-like domain-containing protein, with protein sequence MKTKIIVLALFLGFTLLNCEDKKNNPVTVVSVEEMDTLLSLENVQLIDVRTKDEYDKGHIKKSQNIDFNSPTFDTDIIGLDKEKPVILYCQRGGRSAKCAEKMQKAGFKKIYDLKGGFSKWQFKTLDLKVKS encoded by the coding sequence ATGAAAACTAAAATAATTGTACTTGCTTTATTTTTAGGTTTTACTTTACTAAACTGTGAAGATAAAAAAAACAATCCTGTTACTGTTGTTTCTGTTGAAGAAATGGACACGCTTCTTTCATTAGAGAATGTGCAATTAATAGACGTTAGAACAAAAGACGAATACGATAAAGGACATATTAAAAAATCTCAAAATATTGACTTTAATTCACCAACTTTTGATACAGATATTATTGGTTTAGATAAAGAGAAACCAGTAATATTATACTGCCAACGTGGCGGTAGAAGTGCTAAATGTGCTGAGAAAATGCAAAAAGCAGGTTTTAAAAAAATATACGATTTAAAAGGAGGTTTTTCTAAATGGCAATTTAAAACTCTAGATTTAAAAGTTAAATCTTAG
- a CDS encoding alpha/beta hydrolase — protein sequence MKLKLFIIPFICILFFNCASRKIKDITYLTNTEKTNDNKPTLNVFEPKKTNTDKNAVVIFVHGGYWKDGDKKTYGFLGRNFAKNDIVTVIPGYTLSPNANYDLMAKQIARVVEWTKNNIDKYKGDPNQIYVMGHSAGGHLVALISTNPKYLKNKKDIKGVILNDAAGLDMKSYLEENPPTSKYHYDVTWTKNPKNWKDASPIYFINDETPPFLIYVGSKTYPSIMTSNTAFVEALKPYQPKLEKIVLDKKHVPMMSHYFFPWVKRYDEIVNFINKTKI from the coding sequence ATGAAATTAAAATTATTTATTATACCTTTTATTTGCATACTATTTTTTAATTGTGCTTCAAGAAAAATTAAAGACATTACATACCTAACTAATACAGAAAAAACAAATGACAATAAACCTACTCTAAACGTATTTGAACCAAAAAAAACAAATACAGACAAAAATGCTGTAGTTATTTTTGTTCATGGCGGTTATTGGAAAGATGGAGATAAAAAAACCTATGGATTTTTAGGGAGAAACTTTGCTAAAAATGATATTGTAACTGTTATTCCAGGATATACTTTAAGCCCAAATGCTAACTATGATTTAATGGCTAAGCAAATAGCCCGAGTAGTTGAATGGACAAAAAACAACATTGATAAATATAAAGGAGACCCAAACCAAATATATGTTATGGGACATAGTGCTGGAGGTCACTTAGTAGCACTAATAAGTACAAATCCTAAATATTTAAAAAACAAAAAAGATATTAAAGGTGTTATTTTAAACGATGCGGCAGGATTAGATATGAAAAGTTATTTAGAAGAAAATCCGCCAACTAGCAAATATCATTATGATGTAACTTGGACTAAAAATCCCAAAAACTGGAAAGACGCTTCACCAATTTATTTTATAAATGATGAAACGCCTCCTTTTTTAATTTATGTAGGATCTAAAACTTATCCTTCTATTATGACATCTAATACGGCTTTTGTTGAAGCTCTAAAACCTTATCAACCAAAATTAGAAAAAATTGTTTTAGACAAAAAACATGTACCTATGATGTCTCATTACTTTTTTCCTTGGGTAAAAAGGTATGATGAGATAGTAAATTTTATAAATAAAACTAAGATTTAA